One Carya illinoinensis cultivar Pawnee chromosome 5, C.illinoinensisPawnee_v1, whole genome shotgun sequence genomic window, catgaaaaaattaattttttaatagtagatcccactcttttttaaaatatgtgcgTGGTATTTGCACAACCTAtaattatatctagcattactcttactaataattacaattacaatttTCTACTACCCTGATTAATTTGCTACTTTTCTATATACATTTAGAGGATGGGGGTTTCGAACTTCAAACCTATATTTTAGAGGTTGAGGGTTATGCCAATCACGTCACAGGCCTTTGGCCGATTAATTTGCTACTTACCAAGCATATATATGACAGCTCACCACTTATCTTTCATAGTAGCAGAATTTTCTTGGCTACAGTTGGTTGAGGTTGGAGACCTCGTGATCAGAtcgtcatcagttgcattttgttGTGATACGAAGATAACTTTTGATTATTTAGAGAGTTTTAGCACATatacatatttttgttttgataaattttgttGGAGTGTATGTCATGTAAATATTCAAGTTTTAGTTGCTCTTATCGAACCTTGAAAATGGAAATTTCTAAATTTCGAATATTTATTATTGGGAATAGCTTGGACATTATGTACAGAGTAATATTACTATGTTCTATAATTTATACCACTCGCTATAGAAAATGGTAGAGGGAATCTAGAGTTTTAGTTTTCCTCTTTTTACGTTTTGGAGcgctattttgttttaaatcatCTAGtcgttaaattattaaataaaactaaaatatggaATTAAGTTACGtttatttagtaaaaataatatatctaaataggaagtaaaatattttcacttttcatttttcttaatttgtgTTTCTTTGGTTTATCAACTTATTATATTTCTAGTTTTGTAACAAGAAAAGAAGTTATTCAACATCCTTTTAATCCACAATGTCTCTttggcctttttatttttctaaaagagATGATATCTCTTCATGGGTTAGAATCTTTGACCTCACCCTTCTATATGttactaaaaatagaaaaacatacTAAATTgactcctttttgttttaaaagtaaaaattgtCATGAATTCAACTTGTGGGTTGTATGGTATGGGCTCATTAGCCCTTCTATGTCTTATTTAtatgattatcatctttcactaTTTCAATGCATTTCCACTCTTTGTTTAGAATGGTTCTCTAATtcgaagatatatatatatatatatatatgaaccttaAAATGTTTAATATTCTTCTTATGAAGATTTCAAATAATGATAACCTCATATAAGTATTTGATATTGTATCTCTCTCTTCAAACTAGACCATTCAATTCAGTAGAAAATTGAAGAGGATCTTGATCCTTACTTAAGTGACATTTGAATAGGGAGTTGAGATgatatgagttgagataaaaaaattaaaaattgaataaaatattattaaaatattattattttgagatttgaaaaaattaaattatttattatattttatgttaaaatttgaaaaattataataatgaaatacgATGAATTGAAATCACTTCTCAATCTAAATGGAGCCTTATTAATAATTACCAATAGAGAATTAAAGAGAATCTTGTtccttactttttttctttttaccatCAAAACTGTATTTACTATGAtgacaaaacaaatatcatcaaCGAATGAGCCCTtttgttaactttttttttttctttttactatcAAAACTGTATGACAATGATGACAACACAAATATCATTAACTAATGAGCCCTTTTGTTAACTCAGTTGTATGACATCGATAAGATGTCCTAAGGCGCAATTTAGATAGTGATGTAAAGTGAGGTGGtcggttttagataaaaattaaaagttgaataaaatattattataatattatttttttaatattattattattttgagatttttttgaattgtttattatatcttatacgtgaatttgataaaattataatgatgaaataaaatgaaataattttactatCTAAGGTTTACTTTCTCAACTTTTAACGCATCCACCTTTTTAAAAAGAAGTTAACTTTTACATTATTaccacaaaaagaaaacatctaATCCTATGAGTTATTCTGTCTATGCGCAATGAATGAGTACAAAAACTGTGGAAACATGCTGATTAAAGTGATTCAGTAATGACATTCCTTAAACAATGATCTTGGGGTTCTTAACCAGATCCTACTAAAACCTTGATAAATACAAGCTAGCTAGATGTTAGGTAATGGTCATATGATCATTGTCGGGGAATTGCATTTAGATCTCTGAACAAAACTCTGCCAAGTTCACCAGCAGTTGTTTCCTTGTCCTGCCTCACGTATGGAAACAATTTCTGCAATCTTTGCATGGAAATTTTCGTGTTTTCTTGGTTGGCATAGTCCTTGAAGAAAGATAGTAAAGAGGTTCAAGTGTCTTAGATTATCTAATATGAAGGTATATAAAAACAACATTAAATGTTTAGATATGATCCATACCATCTGAAAATTCTATATGAACATCATTAAATGTTGTAGACCCACATCAAATGAGATATAGTAGATAATTAAATTTGATCAGAAGATTAAAAAGGATATCTATTCTTTTCTCGTCCCATAAAGCAGGTTAAGTAAACCAACAACCAACCCTGAGAAATTGATGTTTGTCCTATAGTAACTAATCATGCAGTTTGCTCTCAATGTCTCCTAATTGCGCTACCTCAGTGCCTTGTAAAtgtttcattattttgctctttTTCATGTGACTTGCCTTGCCTGTTCATGCTTTTGATGATCATGATGCCCATCTccatcaaatcaaagttaattaCTTTGCTTTGGCTTTACACACAAAAACTTCATGCCTCGTGAGCGTCATATCAAACAGAGTTGCATTTCAACTAAATCCATAAATATTGGTAATGATAGATCCCTAGAAAATACATATGCCAATTTATCAACGCCACAACATTTCATATCATTGTCAGCTTTCAACCATTCTACTTTATGCAGACTTCTATTATTAACAACTGTATAACAAACACTAGGTTGTAAATTAAATGTGGCACACATTACTCGAGAGCCCACATTTGGGATTTTGAGGTGACCATCTTGGATTTCTGCTTCATTTTCAAGGATAAAGTTATATTTGAAACCTCTGCATTGAATCTAAACCTCTGTTTCATAAACATTATCAACAGTAACTCTCACTAGGTAACCAAACATTAGGTTGCAATTGTAAAGCACAAGTACTGCAATAAAGTGAAGTCTATGAGAAGATCAGGTTATacccattttaaattttacattgaTGTCTGCCGTCCAAAGTGGGAGGGAATCCAAAGTGCCAAATTGAAAGATGGCTTTCACTCACCAAACAAGCAATGGAAAAGCAGAAACCATATTCTTGGttcttttcacttttattaCTTCCTAATCATTTTGCTACAATTATAAACGTGTAAAGAACTACAGAAAAATCTGTATATACACAAGGAAAATACAATTACATATATGTTAAAACTCGGAAGGAAATCATATGGAGCTTATAACTACCAATGGTAACTCATAAACAGTGATGTTAGACTAAAAATTGGGAGTAACTTTGTTAGCAAACAATCGCTATCTAAGAAGTGAAGGAGTTCAGAGTAAGATGTTTTCGGCAACCAAGCATCAACATATTGCATTCAACCACCAGTATGAGCAAATGAATCCATTTGGTAGATAATGACCCGCCACGCGCTCCCACGTCGACCCGAGTTAAGACTTGGCCCTACCATGAGATGGATTAGAAATGGCAGACAAGTAATTCAATCATTCAGAGCAGCCAAGACATTGTCATGGCCAAGTTCCCCACCATTTTTTCCCAAATGAACTCCAACCACCAGCTTTGGAATCCCTCTTGTATtctaaagaacaaaagaaaatggtTATACAAGGCCCCACAGGCACCTGCATTATACATTGATAACATCTCAAATTGGCACCTTCAAACACGACTTTACACCTCTTTTCTGGGCCAAGCAGACAAAACTTCTCGGAGTAGCAAATCAGATTGCAAATTGAGCTAAGTCTCCAGATAAGCTCGCCTCAGCCACTTGCTCATTCCATTtggatatattatattacaccCATGGAACTGATGCCACTTGTCATGGACTAGATCCCCCATGAGACACCTGATATCTGAGAAGTGGCCCGCTGTAAAAACCTAAAATTGTCAAGATCATCCACATTGCACATGGCTACTAAATGTTGAAACCAGAACCTGTTGCGGTGGTTGACATTGCCAATATAATCACTTGTCTCCTTTCCCAACATCAGATTTGCAGTGTGGGGTAGTCAACCAAAGCTATCACTAAAGGTTAAGTGACTTTACATTTGCACTAAACATTTTTAGTGCCCAACCAAAGGAATCAAAATGCTGATTCTCTGAAAACCCCCTGCCAAGCGCTGAAATTTCAAAGTGGTACTGGTAACCCATAATTGTGGAATGACTTTATCCGTCCATCCCAGCCTGCAGTCACAATGACTAGACCCCACGCATGAGAACTGGATGTGTTCTGGCAAGAGGTTTTCAGAAACTTGTATTGAGATTTATGCAATATAGATGGTTTAGCCGTTGGACTTGAAGTAGGAAGCTTTTCCTCTGGCCAAGTTGCAGATCCCTTTGGAAAAGACTCTAAGAGGAATTCTTGGCTCAGAGAGAAACaagcaggagaagaaaaagggagGGTTTCTGCCTGATTTTCATCCAAGACTGGAGATTGCCTTCTATTTACCGAGTTCTCACATTTCAGACCACGCCAAGGTATTGCAACAGATGCATTGGTGGAGAACCGTTCACAAGACCTTATCTTTTTGGCTTGGAGGAGACCAGAATCTTCCTGACTACTGCTGTTCCATAAGTATACATTAGAATCCTCACAAGCTGATACAATGTGTTTTCCGTTTGAAGTGAAAGCCGCAGATATATGGTTTCCAGCCTTATGATGGCCTAAAGAGAGAAGACATGGAAAATTTAGAACTAATACATCATGCATTGATGAAGGACAGAACATCATAACAAACACATTGGAGATCAGAGTtgataaaatcaaaaaattagaaTCATCAATTGATGATCTgtgaatattagtaaaatggtttgagttaagatgtttcgTGGAATTTTgtggaattttgaaaaatgagagaaaaaatggaataaaaatattataaagttaaaatattgttagaatataatttttttatattattcttgttttgtgatttgaaaaagttgaattgttttctgtgttttgtttggaagtctgggacagttgtaatgattaggtaatgattagatgaaaaggttAAAGATtcgaaattgaaaagtgtttgtgttgttgtgtttggatattgaaatgagatgagatgaaacgagATGAGACGAGATAGGATGAGATAAGATGGGAGGctcttattatccaaaccagGCCTAAATAGAATtctgattttgtaatttaaacaaaaaaaaaaaaacaattaatttgTTGCATAGCTTACAGAAGGTACTCAATTGCCGGTAAAAAGCCTCAATGTTGAAAACCATGAAAATCTACCATCTTGAATTAATTTGAGGAAAACACATGAAAGAAGGACATACCCTTGTATTTGCCAATCACAGTATAGCCATGAAGAATTCGGACTTGTGAATCAGCACATGTGACCATGACTTTGCTAGAGTCTTGAGGAAAAAACTGAAAGCAAAATACACATAATAAGGGACAACTGTACCTTACAAGGGATAACTAAAATAAAGAATCAAAGGAGCGAACCAAGAGCAATGTTAGAATAACTACCTGGAAGCCAATTATCCTTTTGCAGGGTGATCTTTTTTTACCGTGCAACCCAACTTGAGCATCCAACTCCAAGTGATTATCTGATCCAAGTAAACAGAGAGCCAATTGGTTAATTGAGCCTATACTCCGAATTTTATCAAATGTAAAGGTCAGCCATCCAAATTCTACAACAATTATAAAGCCAGAGCAGTTTCAGCAGAAGTCAAATAAGCACAGGTTGGAATATGTTGACCCTATTACTTCCTTCTCAAAAGCAGATTTCTCAGCCAACCAAATGCAAGATGTAACACAAACAATGGAAATCATTGTTCCAAATGCCATGATAAGCATATTAACGAAGCTAAGACCTAATTTTGAGAATAATGTAATCCGAATCGTCTTATCCTTAATAAGCTTAGTTTAGCTAAGCCACCACCTCACAACCCTAAGTTCCCTATTGACACATTATCAGCAAAGGGCATGTCCACAATTTTGAGAATGTATCTGGACTGCTTTGTAGAGTACTGCACATGCATCCCGACTAGCTAACTTTCATCTACCACAAAAGTAACAAAGTCTAATTAATTGAAGGTTCTAAAGATGGCTCCAATCTTCTATATTTGGAAACTCCACACCTTACCATAAATGCACAAATCTTTACTTGCATAAAACAAACTTTTTGAACCTAAAACTACCCAATTATATTGTTTCTACCCAATCAATTAAGGTCCTTCGCATAACCTTCCCATCATATAAAGCATACCCGTGCAAGAGGTtagaaagagtttttttttttttggataggtaaGAGGTTAGAATAAATACTGATATAGAATCACCAAACTATCATAACAAATTAGAAAGGCAGCATACAAATTATCATACAACTCATCAATTTCATACAAAGAATTATTTATATCTAACACCTGTAACTTTACACAGAggaagaaaaagttaaaaataggGTACGGGTGCAAGCAATAAATAACTGAAAATTCTAGGATACCTGATATGTTGTAAAAGCGGCAAATGCCACTCAGAGAGCCAACGATGCCACCCTGCAgtagaaagaaagagagtcttAATAAAATATCTGTTACCATGGATCCCCCTTTCTAAAAGAAACAGGATCAAGAAAATCACCAAACCTTTCCGTCAGGGCGATAACACACTGCAGTGACAATCTCTCTTATATCAGACCAACCAACAACTTGACAATTGGGAATAGCCCAAATGCGAACTTTCCCATCTATTGAACCAGTCATGAAGTAGTTGTCATCAACAGGATTGAACTGAACGCTGGTCACTGCATCAAGTcaaaattaatgtaaaaatagtGTGAATACCTCATACAtattgtctatttaaaaaaaaaataacacctTACAATAACACACAGATACTGGCACGATATTTATTCAACCATGGCTAATTCCTCAATTGGCAAGATAGTTTTAGAATGAAAAACATCTAGAAGCATACCATAATTACTGTGTGAAAACACTTTGAGGCAATGATCGCATCCTACTTGCCATAGACGAACAGTTTTGTCGATCGATGACGAGAGCAGATGCTGCATAAAAACAAACATCGCatttttgataagttaaaaaCAAACATCgcatttagttaaaataaataaaaatagccttatttcattcaaaaaattaaattttgtgaGTACTTATAAAATTACATTGGCATTCAATAATCACTTACATTATTATTTGACCATGAGAGATCCGAGATCTCGCCACTGTGCCCATGGAACTCATGCAATGGTTTCTCCAATATCCGGAAGACTTTAGGGGGGAAAATCACACATGCTGAGTCTGAGGTTTTCCTCAGGCTCTTCAATTTACCCATTTTCTCTCTATCCACAGAGAGGGCTTTCAGTTCAGAGAGATGATCTACTGTGAAATATATGCAGGATGGATCTATTTCTGGGATGTCAAGTTCATTGGATCTCTCATCTTCCACCACCTGCCACAACCGCACAATCCCATCTTCACCAGCGCTTGCAAGGTACTGCCCATCAGGACTAAATTTCATAGTCAAAATTGGACCCTCATGGGCTTGGATATCTTGTCCCATATAAAGAGCTGAAAGTTCTTTCAATCGCTTCCTGCATTGGCGAACGTTAACCCTTTGAACTCTTGACCGTTGTATTGCCTCATTCCCACCAGGTCTTAGTTGATCAGCTTTCCCTTGACTATTAACAACACATGCCATGGAACGTAATCGACTCCACCACCCATTCTTAGTTCTCTTCATCGAACCCACCAAGTTGTTTGTCTCCTCAGCTTCCctctcaatcagttgttgaaaTGAAAGGGACGACCCAGAAGTGTTCTCGCACTCTTCAACCCTAACAGATTGGCCCAAGCCAACTTCACCAAAGTTCACATCTTTGCAAACAAAATTCTCCTTTGACTGATAAGTCATCGAAGAGTGACTCGAACAAAACTCATCTTCGGAACCTGAGGTCCTCAACACAGCACCACTACTCTCTCTGATTCTATCAATCACTTGGTCTGGTACATCACTACATACATCTGCTGAATTCTCCCGTGCAATGCCATCTAAACCCAATCCCATCCAGTCCAAAAACTTACTACGACGCTCTGTTACACTTCCAGGGCTCCGATTCCATATGTCATAAGGACAAGTATCAAAAGCTCCGAAGTTAAAACTAGAAGAACTAGACTGAGATATCTCAATGCTATCGGAAGTTGCATCTGAGATCGATGCCATCTCCTCTTGAGCATCGAAAAATCTATATTCTTCATCTTCACTCAAGCTACCCATTATTCTTTGTGTTTAATCCATGAAATCCCACCTCAAGAAGCCAACATTTTAAGCCCTAGGCAATGTGCCGAATCCTAAATTCCCTCCGAACAAGCAACCCCTCgaaaaactataaaacaaaaattaaaaatggaaaaacaCGAAAATCCAAGATTAGTgtgatataaatattatattgaaGTAAACAGCAATGAGAACGATAACAATGAAACAAAAACCAAGAGATCCAACATGGATCCCAATCCACACCCATTGAACCTGGTCTGGGTCACATTGAAAACCATAATTTTAATACACAAACAAGACCCAAAAAaggtaaaaacataaataaataaataagtcattCGAACCCAAGAATTTTGCAGCAAATTAAGGATCCAATACACTTCTCAGCACACAGAGAAAAAATCCACTAACGAATCTGAAGATCTTACGATTTCACTTGAAGAAATAAATCAGACAAACGAGCGTTTATGCCAAAGAAAAgttattcacaaaaaaaaaaaaaaaaaaaagtaataagaaTGTGATTTtagttttagaaactctaaaatttttcttacatgGGACTGTTTGTAAGAGATTTCTTTGGAACTGAGGAGGACGTAGATCGAAGCATCCACGGATATTTAGAGCTTTGAGTacatctatctctctctctggctCCCTCTGTTTCTATCTCTCGAGGAAGCAGAGAAGCATCgcagataaaatgaaaaacaagataaaaaataatatttatctctgAACAAATAAGCTACTcattaataaatagaaaaataaataaataaataaactagacAAGGGTAAAACAGGAAAGAAGATTCATTTCCTCGTTCTTCGTGAACGGATGGCCCGAGAAACGAGATTTCGAGAGTAGACTGTGTTCGTGCTTgtctttgttttttaatttttttttaaatacagtttaatattttttaatttattattctgGAATAATctttttcagcaaagttttCTGAACTTGACCATTCTTAGCTTTGATAGAAAGGTCAGATGGTATAATTTTATcgatattatgtattttattgtattttgattgataaattacccactttttgAATGGTcaatagaatataatatatgttatatgaATCTAGATTAAGGGTTGTATAGATAGTAACATATCATatggataaaatattattaaaatattattttttaatattattattattttaaaatttaataaaaaattaaattataatttgaaaaaattaaattatttattatattttatgtaaaaatttagaaaaattataatgataaaatgagatgaaacattctttaaatccaaacgagttttaaatattagtttaagaagtttatcaaaaaataaataataaataaattttgtaaccaaatttaaacatatttaaattgaCCATTAAAAAACCattataatttctaattttatttactaTACTGATTCAAGAATATCTCATAATTAGATTATTTACAAtcttaaaatgaaattatagaATTGTTTTGGTAgttagaaattattaaaaaaaaattaaaaattagagaTTCACTTATTAATGGTAGAAATGAGTCTTAGCTGGAACAATGTGAAACTAAGATATTGGACATTCTTTTGAAGATATATTTCTATAAATTAAGATTGCCATTAATTGTCTGATTATCTTTTTTTGCAAAAATCATGAATTAGGCAAACATCCTAACACCCAAAGAAAGGAATTTTCCATAATtatcctaaaaataaataaattgaaataagtgaacattatatttaaaaaaaaacgtaataattaaaaaagggattattaataaatttatgtatttttaaaaaaataatatttaaaaaaatatatatatatatataattaaaaatatatatatacctatcAATTCTGCAATCGATATCAATACCAGTAGCAGACTCAATAAATTATTGGTTGCAATGTGGCAATAATTTTATTCCCACTTCCTTTCACAAAATTCAAGTGGGGGTAGGCCGTAGGTCACTAGTCATAGTCACTAGCCTTACCCTTTCCACTCGAAGAAGTCAATGACAAAAATTTTGACCCAATTTTTCTTGTTGAGGCAAAAGGGGAATTATTTAATTCTCTTGAggaaaatacatataattaaattatgggaAATTGATCACTGTCTAATGGACTGGTCAACGGTCAGAGATCATGACCCATACATTGTTTTTATTCTCTTCTAAAATCGGTGGTCTTTGGGACTATGAATGTCAAATTTTCATCCTCTTTCTTAGCTCATTTTACATTTGGCAGGGTATAGGCATGGGCAGTTTCTATATATCACAGCCTTTACCCTATCCAATTTCAGTCTCAATATACTCAAAACATTTACACACTTTCATGCCTGCCCTTTGAGGCCTCTATGGGGGTATGGGTTTTCTTAGTTCAATTATGTATTCATTATCGATTAATTTCGTATCACTAAAAGAGATCCATTTCATTCATAAAGGCATATTCGGGAATCAAAATAACTAACAGGAAAGAAGCttaatatgatatgttaaattataaaatatattttattattaagtagATCTAATATATCATTTTAAGTCACGTCAGTATATAGACTTACTTTTGTAAGATTTTTATATAGTTCTAACACTGAGAAACAACATTCTAAACTACTCTCGAAAAAATTtgtatgtatattaatatatatagcatgtGGGTGTGTGTTGTGAACTTGTGATATCCTAATCATAGGAGTTAAGTAGACGACATTGCTAGTTAAGCTAGTGGCTAGTGAAGTAGTAATTAGGTTTTCTTGATTAGGTTTATGTCTCCCTTAAAGCCATAAATCCCCAAGaagtcaaaaagtaaaaagaggTTGTTGTTCCCAAATAACCAGGCAATTTACCTCAATCTTGCTTTGATGATGATAGCCCTAGCTATATTGATAATCATTTTTCCCCCTTATAATTCAAGCAATTAGCCTTCACTTCACACTTTATATCAAAGTTCCGGCTTTTGGTCTTTGTCTTGATGTACAAGAGAACAAGCTTTCTTTGGAAAGGCTGTCTACAGCACACAATAAAGGTAACAGAAAGCAAGCAAAGGATTATTTACACaggtgattaattaattaatatcatcatctctctctctctctctctctctctctctctctctctctctctctctctctctctctctctctctctctctctctctctctgtggttaTGAGAGATCATAGCCCTTAGGGTAATGCATTGCCTCAGctaattcttttgttttgtgcaCCTTTTACTTTCATGACTTTTTTGTGTTATTGTAGGCTGTACAAGTTGAAGTCTCTCTCAACGCCCAACATTCAGACAAGGTTGATTGTACGTGCATTGTAGAGGGACAAAcctgcatttttcttttcttttttagcttTAACTTTAGGGTGATTATGTTAACTCTTTATGCTTCAATCACACTTTACCACcattaaatattattctattcTTGAACACAATACCCACTTATAATTCCTAATAATCAACTTCTAAAGTTTTTGTAATTTAGCGAGAATTTAACGTAGCGAAGAAGTGAAAGAGATCCTGAATTCAACCATTCTCGCAaatgaaatgattaaaatattgttaatttcttttatttttttcaatatcaaGAACATTTTGGTCATCTTATACCATTGTAGTTTGGTGGTGCATTGGGAATGTGGTGCTAATTTAGGTTGATATAGTGTAAtttaggccttttttttttaatgaagtatGTATTAGCAcgtcattctttttctttttcttgtttatttaacCGATTTGAGACATGAGCGCAGGATGGCACCAATTcaactcaaaaagaaaaaagggattAATACTAGAAACCATTAAAAGTTTAATTATTGTTTAGCCTAAAATATTCTCCTATTTGTCAATGTGAATGATGCAAGGATGACGCTAAGATactctgtaaatagtagtgaaaaaatgataaaaattaataataaaaattaataaaaaaatattaaataataataaaaaatatgtaaaaagtaatgataaaatattaaatatcaaaCACAACCTAAGAGTACGTTTGGGTAGTGAAATAATCTCAAATGATCTGTAAACAGTAATGAAAATGTGATGaaaatgtaataataaaatattaaatattagtaataaaaagtaatgataaaatattgaatagtaatgGAGCAATCGCACTATCCAAACACAACTTAAAATACATCATATATGTGCTTTAAAATCGTCATGCACGAGCAAACTTGCCTCGTGCGGCCCTGCCTCTACATGAATTAAGCAAAACCCCAGTAGAAGTCatt contains:
- the LOC122310978 gene encoding WD repeat-containing protein YMR102C-like codes for the protein MGSLSEDEEYRFFDAQEEMASISDATSDSIEISQSSSSSFNFGAFDTCPYDIWNRSPGSVTERRSKFLDWMGLGLDGIARENSADVCSDVPDQVIDRIRESSGAVLRTSGSEDEFCSSHSSMTYQSKENFVCKDVNFGEVGLGQSVRVEECENTSGSSLSFQQLIEREAEETNNLVGSMKRTKNGWWSRLRSMACVVNSQGKADQLRPGGNEAIQRSRVQRVNVRQCRKRLKELSALYMGQDIQAHEGPILTMKFSPDGQYLASAGEDGIVRLWQVVEDERSNELDIPEIDPSCIYFTVDHLSELKALSVDREKMGKLKSLRKTSDSACVIFPPKVFRILEKPLHEFHGHSGEISDLSWSNNNHLLSSSIDKTVRLWQVGCDHCLKVFSHSNYVTSVQFNPVDDNYFMTGSIDGKVRIWAIPNCQVVGWSDIREIVTAVCYRPDGKGGIVGSLSGICRFYNISDNHLELDAQVGLHGKKRSPCKRIIGFQFFPQDSSKVMVTCADSQVRILHGYTVIGKYKGHHKAGNHISAAFTSNGKHIVSACEDSNVYLWNSSSQEDSGLLQAKKIRSCERFSTNASVAIPWRGLKCENSVNRRQSPVLDENQAETLPFSSPACFSLSQEFLLESFPKGSATWPEEKLPTSSPTAKPSILHKSQYKFLKTSCQNTSSSHAWGLVIVTAGWDGRIKSFHNYGLPVPL